In Fodinicurvata sediminis DSM 21159, the genomic window CTGGACGCCTTTGCCGGAACCGGCGCACTTGGGCTGGAAGCCCTGTCCCGTGGTGCTGCCGAATGCACATTTCTGGACAGGGACCGCGACAGCCTGGTCCTGCTGCGCCGGAACATCACGAAGCTTGACCTGACAGCTAGCTGTCAGGTGCGCGAGGGCGATGCCCTGCGCCCGCCTGCCGCGCGGCGCGCCTGCGGCCTGGTCTTCCTGGATCCGCCCTATGGCAAGGGCCTGCTGGCGCCTGCCGTCGAGGCCCTGCAGACAAGCGGCTGGATCGATGGCGACAGCCTGATCGTCATGGAAACCGATGGAAAGCACCCCGAAGAGCTGCCCGGCGGCCTGCAGGTGCTCGACCGCCGCCGCTACGGCAAGTCGGGGCTTGTCCTTGCACGCCTTGACAGCGGACGTCTTGACAGCAGGACAGCTTGACCGGCCTTGCGGCTGCCCTATTTGCAATCCCGGTTGCTGTTCGCAGACGCCGTGGCCCAGCCGAACCTTCAAGGAACCCGCATGCGCCTTGTCGCCAAACTTCCTGCCTTCCTGCTGATCCTGTTGCTTGTCAGCGGCTGCAGTGCGCTCTGGCCCGACGAGCGCGCGACCGATGACAGGCTTTCGGTGTTCCCAACAGAGGACCTGCCCCTCAGGCAGGCGGTCGAGCTGCGCTGGAACGATCACCAGGTTCCCTATATCGAGGCCCGGAACGATCATGACCTGGCCTTCACCCTGGGCCTGGTCCATGCCCACCTGCGCGGCGCACAGCTTTCCCTGCTGCGTCATGTCTCAAGCGGACGCCTGTCCGAGATCGCCGGCCCACCGGCCACGGAGATCGATCATGCCTTGCGCATCCTCGATTTCGGCCATGCCACCGGGGAGATCGAAGCCAAGCTGCCCGCGGAAACACGCAACTGGGTCCAGGCTTTCGTCGACGGCCTGAACCAC contains:
- the rsmD gene encoding 16S rRNA (guanine(966)-N(2))-methyltransferase RsmD; amino-acid sequence: MRIVAGQLRGRALETPKGHAVRPTSDRTREALFSILESGSLLDGRNLVRGAFVLDAFAGTGALGLEALSRGAAECTFLDRDRDSLVLLRRNITKLDLTASCQVREGDALRPPAARRACGLVFLDPPYGKGLLAPAVEALQTSGWIDGDSLIVMETDGKHPEELPGGLQVLDRRRYGKSGLVLARLDSGRLDSRTA